GAATGTGATTGTATAGTTAATATATTATTTTTAAAATCAAATATAGCTCCATATTTTGCCTCATAACTTGTTTTAGCAACAGTTATAACTTTTTTAAGAGAGCTTTTTAACTCCTCAGTGTTAAATTCCATATTTTTATCAAAGTTATTAAAAGATAAAATTTGTTGGAAGTTAGGGAAATTAAGTTCTATTGTTCTTGTAGAATAATATGTATTTTCCCAAACAAATATAAGATGTTTATCACTATATCCAACAATCATTTCTTGTTCGCTATCTTTTATAAGTTTTGTAAAAGAGTTTACACTATCAAGTGGAATAGAGAAAGCTTTCTCCTCTTTACATTGATTTTGTTCTTTTAAGTAAGCAAGTCTATAAGAATCGCTTGAAACAAATTCTATATTATCGCTATTAAATAAAACTCTTATACAGTTTAGAGCCAGATTGTCAGTAGTTGGATAAGCACAGAATTTACATCTTTCAAGACCTTGATTAAATTCTCCAGCTTTTACAGTTGCTATTTGTTTAAACTCCTCTTTTTCAACAATTGGATAATCTCTACCATCTAGTGTAACAAATTCTCCTTGATGAATAAATAGTGAGTTATCTTTTGAAGATATTTCTATCTCCTCTTCATCTAAAAGTTTTATATATTCAAGAATAAGTTGAGATTTTACAACTACAACTCCCTCTTCTTCTACTTTACCATTTACAACTTTTATTAGATTTGATTCTAAACAAGTTCCGATGAAAGTTATATTTTCTTTTGTAGCTTGTATCTTAAGTCCTGCAATTATAGGTTTAATAGGATTTTCTTTTAATATAAGAGAAAAAGCTGATAATACATTTATAAACTCTTCTCTATTTATAGTAAATTTCATTTTATCACCCTGTTATATATTTTTTATTAGAAACCACCTTTAATTTTTTCCCAATATTTATTTTGCATTGGAAGTGTAGCAGTAGTATCTCTAAGTAATTGACATTTTTCTAAATCTTCTATATTAAATAGAGGTTTTTCTTTTGTAAGTTCTCTTGCTGGCACGTTGATTGATGGTAATACTAAGTAGTCAGCAATCATAGCATAAACTTCTGGTTTATGGATATATTCCATAAATTTGTGAGCTGCCTCTTTATTAGGTGCAGTTTTTAAAACTACAAAAGCATCAAGAGAGAAAAGTCCACCTTTTTCAGGAACTATAAAATCAGTAGTAGCTTTTTGTTCTTCAGTAAGTTCCATATAGATATTTTCTCCATAACCTTGTACAACCCAGAAATCTTCACTAGCAAAGTTTTTACCAAAAGATTCAGAATCAAATTTTGCTATATTTTTCTTCCAAGAATTTATTTTTGCCTCAGCCTCTTTAAATGCTTTTTCATCAGCCACAGTTTGAGGATATCCACACATTGAAAGAGCAGAACCCATAACCTCTCTCATATCATCTAAAAGAGTCATTTTTCCTTTTAAGTCTTCTCTATCATAGATAGTGTAATCTCTTGGATAATCTTTTACATATTTTGTATTAACAGCGATTAATGTAGCACTAACAGCATAAGGAACTGTGTAGTCGTTGTTTTGGTCAAACACTGTTAATTTTTGTAAGATTGATTTATCTAAGTTATCAAAAGTAGATATTTTTGTTTTATCTATTTTATCTAACATTCCTTCGTTTATCATAATTTCTACATAGTCAGGTGATGGCATAACCAAATCATACCCAGTGGCTCCAGCTTTTAATTTAGTAAACATCTCTTCGTTTGTAGAATAAATATCTTCCATAACTTTAATACCAGTTTCTTTTTCAAATCCTTCAAATACTTCAGTAGGAATATATTCAGCCCAGCTATAAACATGAAGAACATTTTTGTTTTGTTCCTCTGAACCTCCACAAGATACTCCAACCATAGCTATTGTCCCAGCTAAAAGGATTTTAGAGAATGATTTTAAAATCTTTTTTTTCAATTAAGCAATACCTCCTAATAATTATTTGTTATATACTAAAAATATTATACACTAAATTTCTTCTTTACACAAGGAAAATAATTTATGAAGAATAACATCATATAAAAAAATATTTATCAAGAAAAAAACTTTACAATCTCTAAAAATTTTAGTAAAATATAATGCAGAGATTTTTTTTATTAAGAGGTGGTTAATTTTTATGGACACGAGTTCCTTGTGTAGCAATATGACTTAGAAAATCTCTTTATCATCTTTTATGATAGATAAGGAGAGATATTATTTATTGTGAAAGGTGGCTTTTTTTATGATACAAATTACAAAAACAAATGAAAAAGGTAAGTTGGATTATATTTATTTTAAGAATGATGAAGATGATGTAGTAAATTATGAAATTCTTAAAGAAAAAAATACTTGGATAAATCTAACTGCCCCAACAGAAGAAGAAATAGAGGCTTTGGAAATAGTTCTTGATATTCCACAAGAACATTTGAGAGCAGCCTTAGACGAAGAGGAAAAATCTCGTTTAGAGATAGATGGAGATATCATCTTGATTATTATAGATATTCCTATTCATAATGATGGAGATGATAAATGTTCATTTACTACTATTCCTCTTGGTATAATATTACTTCAAGATAATATTATCACAGTTACAATTGACAAATTCCCATTGATTGACGAATTTATCAAAGGAAAAGTAAAAGAATTTTTTACATTCAAAAAAACTAGATTTATATTACAACTTCTATTCAGAAACACATCATACTATCTATATTACCTAAGACAAATCGGTCGTGTTAGTGATGT
This region of Fusobacterium perfoetens genomic DNA includes:
- the dnaN gene encoding DNA polymerase III subunit beta; its protein translation is MKFTINREEFINVLSAFSLILKENPIKPIIAGLKIQATKENITFIGTCLESNLIKVVNGKVEEEGVVVVKSQLILEYIKLLDEEEIEISSKDNSLFIHQGEFVTLDGRDYPIVEKEEFKQIATVKAGEFNQGLERCKFCAYPTTDNLALNCIRVLFNSDNIEFVSSDSYRLAYLKEQNQCKEEKAFSIPLDSVNSFTKLIKDSEQEMIVGYSDKHLIFVWENTYYSTRTIELNFPNFQQILSFNNFDKNMEFNTEELKSSLKKVITVAKTSYEAKYGAIFDFKNNILTIQSHSGKGKISQKVNMIKTGENFKGSLNTKFLLEFLNNISKNTIIEGLNASSMFKITEYDNPNYIYILMPLALRS
- a CDS encoding extracellular solute-binding protein, coding for MVGVSCGGSEEQNKNVLHVYSWAEYIPTEVFEGFEKETGIKVMEDIYSTNEEMFTKLKAGATGYDLVMPSPDYVEIMINEGMLDKIDKTKISTFDNLDKSILQKLTVFDQNNDYTVPYAVSATLIAVNTKYVKDYPRDYTIYDREDLKGKMTLLDDMREVMGSALSMCGYPQTVADEKAFKEAEAKINSWKKNIAKFDSESFGKNFASEDFWVVQGYGENIYMELTEEQKATTDFIVPEKGGLFSLDAFVVLKTAPNKEAAHKFMEYIHKPEVYAMIADYLVLPSINVPARELTKEKPLFNIEDLEKCQLLRDTTATLPMQNKYWEKIKGGF
- a CDS encoding magnesium transporter CorA family protein codes for the protein MIQITKTNEKGKLDYIYFKNDEDDVVNYEILKEKNTWINLTAPTEEEIEALEIVLDIPQEHLRAALDEEEKSRLEIDGDIILIIIDIPIHNDGDDKCSFTTIPLGIILLQDNIITVTIDKFPLIDEFIKGKVKEFFTFKKTRFILQLLFRNTSYYLYYLRQIGRVSDVVESRLKKNLENDELMLLLELEKSLVYFTTSLKSNEAVLDRLMRMQLVKKYPDDMELLDDIIIDTKQAIEMASIYSSVLVSTRDAFSTIMSNNLNNVMKRLTSITVVLAVPTIISGIWGMNVFVPFSESPFGFLSVIIISVILSILIALWLSKNKML